A window of Pusillimonas sp. DMV24BSW_D genomic DNA:
TACAGAGCTTCTTCAAGAAAGCTGTTCAGTTGCGACTTTGACATGGCCCCTACCTTGGTAACCGCTGCTTCGCCGTTTTTGAACAGCATGAGCGTTGGGATGCCGCGTACGCCATATTTGGCGGGGACGTCGGGGTTTTCGTCGACATTCAGTTTCGCGATAGTAACACGACCCTGAAAGGTTTGTGCAGCTTCGTCGAGCAGCGGTGCAATCATTTTGCACGGGCCGCACCAGGCAGCCCAATAATCGACCAGGACGGGTACATCGGATTGAAGCACTTCGGCTTCAAAATTGGCATCGGTTACGGTTTTGATGAGGTCACTCATGATGTGAGAAAAAGTTCAGGTTACTGAAAAAACTATACTAAGCATAACATTAGCCCGCTTTACCTGACTACTGAGTCGCGCGAAGTCAGGCAAAATACGGTTTTTTCATTTGTTCGATCTCAGGGGGTCATTTGGCGAACGCACCACAGTACGACGAAGGGTCCATCAAGGTTCTGAAAGGCCTGGAGCCGGTACGGCAGCGGCCGGGCATGTATACGCGCACCGAAAATCCACTACATATCATTCAGGAAGTGATTGATAACGCGGCCGATGAGGCGCTGGCAGGGTTCGGCGGCAAAATCAGTGTCACGTTGCATACCGACGGCAGTATTTCGGTTGAAGACGACGGCCGGGGTATTCCGGTTGGTCTGCATCCAGAAGAGCAGGTGCCGGTGGTGGAAATTGTTTTCACGCGCTTGCACGCCGGTGGCAAGTTCGACAAGAAAGCGGGCGGTGCCTATGCCTTTTCAGGCGGGTTGCACGGAGTCGGCGTATCGGTCACGAATGCGTTATCGACTCGTCTTGAGGTGGACGTTTGGCGTGATGCTCAGGCGCATCGGCTGGCGTTCCAGAATGGTGATGTGGTTGAACCCCTGACGCTGCAAGGTTCGGTAGGCAAGCGCCGTTCGGGCACTCGCGTGCGCGTATGGCCCAATCCCAAGTATTTCGATTCCGCCGTCATTCCCGCTGCCGACCTGGTGCATTCGTTACGCAGCAAGGCAGTATTGCTTAGTGGTGTCAAAGTTTCGCTGACTATTGAAAAAACCGGGGAAACGCGCGAATGGCAATATGACGACGGATTGAAAGGCTATTTGAATGAGGCGTTGGGCGAAGCCGAACGGATTGTGCCTCTGTTTGAAGGCAAGCGGTACGCCGAGGCGGGCGACGATGCATTTTCCGAGGGAGAGGGGGCGCACTGGGCCGTTGTCTGGTCGACTGAAGGCCCTGTGGTGCGTGAATCCTATGTAAATTTGATCCCAACACCGGCGGGCGGCACGCATGAGGCAGGGCTGCGCGATGGTTTATTCAATGCGGTGAAGTCATTTGCTGAACTGCATAGCTTGATTCCGAAAGGGGTGAAGCTGTTGCCGGAAGATGTTTTTGCGCGAGCCAGCTTCGTACTGTCGGCAAAAGTTCTCGACCCTCAGTTTCAGGGGCAGATCAAGGAACGCCTGAATAGTCGTGATGCCGTGCGGCTGGTAAGCGCCTATGTAAAAAACGCACTGGAGTTAACGCTGCATGCCGATGTAGAGGCCGG
This region includes:
- the trxA gene encoding thioredoxin TrxA; this encodes MSDLIKTVTDANFEAEVLQSDVPVLVDYWAAWCGPCKMIAPLLDEAAQTFQGRVTIAKLNVDENPDVPAKYGVRGIPTLMLFKNGEAAVTKVGAMSKSQLNSFLEEAL
- a CDS encoding DNA topoisomerase IV subunit B; translation: MANAPQYDEGSIKVLKGLEPVRQRPGMYTRTENPLHIIQEVIDNAADEALAGFGGKISVTLHTDGSISVEDDGRGIPVGLHPEEQVPVVEIVFTRLHAGGKFDKKAGGAYAFSGGLHGVGVSVTNALSTRLEVDVWRDAQAHRLAFQNGDVVEPLTLQGSVGKRRSGTRVRVWPNPKYFDSAVIPAADLVHSLRSKAVLLSGVKVSLTIEKTGETREWQYDDGLKGYLNEALGEAERIVPLFEGKRYAEAGDDAFSEGEGAHWAVVWSTEGPVVRESYVNLIPTPAGGTHEAGLRDGLFNAVKSFAELHSLIPKGVKLLPEDVFARASFVLSAKVLDPQFQGQIKERLNSRDAVRLVSAYVKNALELTLHADVEAGKKLAESAIRQAQARARSAQKVEKRKSSGVAVLPGKLTDCESNDPERTELFLVEGDSAGGSAKMGRDKTFQAILPLRGKVLNSWEVDRDRLFANNEIHDISVAIGVDPHGPGDQVDLSGLRYGRVCILSDADVDGSHIQVLLLTLFFRHFPRLVEAGNVYVARPPLFRVDVPAQGKRTARKLYCLDHGELEAVQDKLRAEGIREGVWSISRFKGLGEMSAEQLWETTMNPDTRRLVAVSYGDLGMEATVDMFDMLMGKGESAQRRAWLEEKGNLADVDV